Below is a genomic region from Elusimicrobiota bacterium.
CACCACGGGAGTGTTTTAAGACCGCTTTCCAGTTAGCCCTAATTGATTATGATGAAAGATGGTTGAAAATGATTGACGATAGAAATTTAACGACGCATCTCTATAAAGAAGAGTCTGCCGAACAGGTTTATACTCGGTTACCAGAATATACGGAAATGTTCAAGAAACTACTGACAAAATTACAAACTGAAGATTAAATTTGACAAAAGTTTTTTAATTTTGTAAAATCATATTGAAAATGAAAAAAAACAACAAAAAATTACCTGCCCGACACCAGTCAGGCGGTGAAGAGCCATTTAGCAAGAAAGAGCAATATGTAGTTCTTTTTGAAAACCTTTCCAAACAGTTTACAGGTTTGGCGGAAGGTATCAACATGAAAGTAGATGGTTTCCGAAACGAACTTAAAGCAGATATTGCA
It encodes:
- a CDS encoding HI0074 family nucleotidyltransferase substrate-binding subunit, whose translation is MTILKDFQKAITRLDEVLGLEKTDIVRDSAIKRFELCFDLAWKSIRIHSLNQGVECNSPRECFKTAFQLALIDYDERWLKMIDDRNLTTHLYKEESAEQVYTRLPEYTEMFKKLLTKLQTED